One window of the Streptomyces asoensis genome contains the following:
- a CDS encoding uracil-DNA glycosylase: MDASKAPSDSATSPSATSPSSASPSSASPSGSAASASALVVLDRRVGGCRACPRLVDWREEVARTKRAAFADWTYWGRPVPGFGPSDARLLIVGLAPAAHGGNRTGRMFTGDRSGDVLYQALYDVGLASQPTAVSVDDGLELYGVRITSPVHCAPPANKPTPGERDTCRPWLVQELRLLRPTLRAVVVLGAFGWQAALPAFAEAGWTVPRPRPAFGHGTRVQLDGPDRPGGQGGPGGPGGADGLDVFGCFHVSQRNTFTGRLTPEMLRDVLRTAAGAAGLR; encoded by the coding sequence CCTCCCCCTCCGGCTCCGCAGCCTCCGCCTCCGCCCTGGTCGTGCTCGACCGGCGGGTCGGGGGCTGTCGGGCGTGTCCTCGGTTGGTGGACTGGCGTGAGGAGGTGGCTCGTACCAAGCGGGCGGCCTTCGCGGACTGGACGTACTGGGGTCGGCCCGTACCCGGTTTCGGCCCGTCGGACGCCCGGCTGCTGATCGTCGGGCTGGCCCCGGCCGCGCATGGTGGGAACCGTACGGGGCGGATGTTCACCGGGGACCGTTCCGGCGATGTGCTGTACCAGGCGTTGTACGACGTGGGGCTGGCGTCGCAGCCCACCGCCGTGTCAGTGGACGACGGGCTGGAGCTGTACGGCGTGCGGATCACCTCGCCCGTGCACTGTGCGCCGCCCGCCAACAAGCCCACCCCGGGGGAGCGGGACACCTGCCGGCCATGGCTCGTGCAGGAGCTGAGGCTGCTGCGGCCGACCTTGCGCGCGGTCGTCGTACTCGGCGCTTTCGGTTGGCAGGCCGCGCTGCCCGCGTTCGCCGAGGCGGGCTGGACCGTGCCCCGGCCGCGGCCCGCCTTCGGGCACGGGACCCGGGTGCAGCTCGACGGGCCGGATCGGCCGGGCGGCCAGGGCGGCCCGGGTGGCCCGGGCGGCGCCGATGGCCTCGATGTCTTCGGCTGCTTCCACGTCAGTCAGCGCAACACCTTCACCGGCCGGCTCACCCCCGAGATGCTGCGCGATGTGCTGCGCACGGCCGCGGGGGCAGCGGGGCTGCGATGA
- a CDS encoding LamG domain-containing protein, with the protein MVSRRRLLSGAALVGAGAVTGVLGAAGSAAADASLDTPFTPVAAPHLAQAEQMVRYQRLLAAGYLPTGLTGHWPLDGSGADRSGRDHPVSPGTGASWTTLRAGGELTLDAAYAATASVLDTTTPFTVSAWVRLADDATLTTMYTAVSQDGTGCSRFLLQYDDTAGAWAFKVRAEDQSVKISALATTAPVPGKWTHLTGVWDGTRVHLYVNGVPEGTADATLSWAATQGFNIGRARWNGAYVNHFKGSVDDVRAYGRALSADEISLISGRTARLNNVYLIGSPSTVTWGTPDDLSSWIARARCSSFVTWVLKHTYGWATDAYFTQYFEDRVPEAADYRQAFADGTAGPRFQQIRKVADLRPGDLIAVDYSGQVEGNTGHIVMVREVKGVFSGVADFTGETQYAVEVVDCTAEPHGVYALTNYPKYPDTRMVSLAAEEQFEGVGIGHMMFYASSTTGEFSRYRWSVNTARDKAYPVASRPVTAARIV; encoded by the coding sequence ATGGTGAGCAGACGCAGACTGCTGAGCGGAGCCGCACTCGTGGGGGCGGGCGCGGTGACCGGCGTACTCGGCGCCGCCGGAAGCGCGGCCGCCGACGCCTCACTGGACACCCCGTTCACACCGGTCGCCGCACCCCATCTCGCCCAGGCCGAGCAGATGGTCCGGTATCAGCGCCTTCTGGCAGCCGGCTACCTGCCCACCGGCCTCACCGGACACTGGCCACTGGACGGCTCCGGCGCCGACCGCTCCGGCCGCGACCACCCCGTCTCCCCCGGCACCGGCGCGAGCTGGACCACCCTGCGGGCGGGCGGCGAACTGACCCTGGACGCGGCCTACGCCGCCACGGCCTCCGTGCTCGACACCACCACCCCGTTCACGGTCTCCGCCTGGGTACGCCTCGCGGACGACGCCACCCTGACCACCATGTACACGGCGGTCAGCCAGGACGGCACCGGGTGCAGCCGCTTCCTGCTCCAGTACGACGACACCGCCGGCGCCTGGGCGTTCAAGGTGCGCGCCGAGGACCAGAGCGTCAAGATCTCCGCCCTCGCCACCACCGCCCCCGTGCCGGGCAAGTGGACCCACCTGACCGGAGTGTGGGACGGCACCCGCGTCCACCTGTACGTGAACGGCGTGCCGGAAGGCACCGCCGACGCCACCCTCTCCTGGGCCGCCACCCAGGGCTTCAACATAGGCCGGGCCCGCTGGAACGGCGCCTACGTGAACCACTTCAAGGGCTCTGTCGACGATGTGCGCGCCTACGGCCGCGCCCTGAGCGCCGACGAGATCTCCCTGATCAGCGGCCGCACGGCCCGCCTGAACAACGTCTACCTGATCGGCTCCCCGTCGACCGTCACCTGGGGCACACCCGACGACCTGTCGAGCTGGATCGCCCGGGCCCGCTGCTCGTCCTTCGTCACCTGGGTGCTGAAACACACCTACGGATGGGCCACCGACGCCTACTTCACCCAGTACTTCGAGGACCGCGTCCCCGAGGCCGCCGACTACCGCCAGGCCTTCGCCGACGGCACCGCAGGCCCGCGCTTCCAGCAGATCCGCAAGGTCGCCGACCTCCGGCCGGGCGATCTGATCGCGGTGGACTACAGCGGTCAGGTCGAGGGCAACACCGGCCACATCGTCATGGTCCGCGAGGTCAAGGGCGTCTTCAGCGGGGTCGCCGACTTCACCGGCGAGACCCAGTACGCCGTCGAGGTCGTCGACTGCACGGCCGAGCCGCACGGCGTGTACGCCCTGACCAACTACCCCAAGTATCCCGACACCCGCATGGTCAGCCTTGCGGCGGAGGAGCAGTTCGAGGGCGTCGGCATCGGCCACATGATGTTCTACGCCTCCAGCACCACCGGGGAATTCTCCCGCTACCGCTGGAGCGTCAACACCGCCCGGGACAAGGCCTACCCGGTCGCGTCCCGACCGGTCACCGCGGCACGCATCGTCTGA